A section of the Chlorocebus sabaeus isolate Y175 chromosome 13, mChlSab1.0.hap1, whole genome shotgun sequence genome encodes:
- the C13H6orf120 gene encoding LOW QUALITY PROTEIN: UPF0669 protein C6orf120 homolog (The sequence of the model RefSeq protein was modified relative to this genomic sequence to represent the inferred CDS: inserted 1 base in 1 codon) yields MVTSLQPLASTPLSLSRGSRRGLASGLLTSGPSVTSASLARLRPRVQMRKVRPLVGSGGESESAIAALPLPLVGAALGGRVSPPPXSRALTRVGRDSPSDRPGAWTRRGPAGGRRGRAPVLSASRVPSSTDPLADPGAEPPAMAAPRGRAAPWTTALLLLLTSQILSPGSCADEEEVPEEWVLLHVVQGQIGAGNYSYLRLNHEGKIVLRMRSLKGDADLYVSASSLHPSFDDYELQSATCGPDAVSIPAHFRRPVGIGVYGHPSHLESEFEMKVYYDGTVEQHPFGEASYPADGADAGQKHARAPEDASQEEESVLWTILISILKLVLEILF; encoded by the exons ATGGTTACTAGCCTGCAGCCCCTAGCGTCCACGCCCCTTTCACTATCTCGCGGCAGCAGGCGAGGCCTCGCTTCCGGCCTCCTCACTTCCGGGCCTAGCGTCACTTCCGCCTCCCTGGCGAGGCTCCGGCCTCGGGTCCAGATGCGTAAGGTTCGGCCCCTTGTGGGGAGCGGTGGTGAGTCCGAGAGTGCCATAgcggccctgcccctgcccctggtgGGCGCCGCGCTAGGGGGAAGGGTTAGCCCACCCC CTTCCCGGGCCCTCACGCGGGTGGGAAGGGACAGTCCCAGCGACAGACCCGGCGCCTGGACGCGCCGTGGCCCCGCGGGCGGACGACGGGGACGGGCTCCGGTACTGAGCGCCTCCCGTGTCCCCAGCAGCACTGACCCACTTGCAGACCCCGGAGCTGAGCCGCCAGCCATGGCCGCTCCCCGCGGGAGGGCCGCGCCCTGGACGACggccctgctgctgctcctgACCTCGCAGATCCTGTCCCCGGGGAGCTGCGCGGACGAGGAGGAGGTCCCCGAGGAGTGGGTGCTCCTGCACGTCGTCCAGGGCCAGATAGGCGCCGGGAACTACAGCTACTTGCGGCTGAACCACGAGGGCAAGATAGTCCTCAGGATGCGCAGCCTCAAGGGCGATGCGGACCTGTACGTCTCGGCCAGCAGCCTGCACCCCAGCTTCGACGACTACGAGCTGCAGTCGGCCACCTGCGGCCCGGACGCTGTGTCCATCCCCGCGCACTTCCGGCGCCCAGTGGGCATCGGCGTCTACGGACACCCATCCCACCTGGAGAGCGAGTTCGAGATGAAGGTGTACTACGACGGCACGGTCGAGCAGCACCCGTTCGGCGAGGCCTCCTACCCCGCCGACGGTGCAGATGCCGGCCAGAAGCACGCTCGTGCCCCGGAAGACGCCTCGCAAGAGGAGGA